One region of Candidatus Polarisedimenticolaceae bacterium genomic DNA includes:
- a CDS encoding VOC family protein, with amino-acid sequence MPHGKICYLEIPANRAEDAAAFYESIFRWKVRPRGDGNLAFDDNGSVSGTWVKGSDRTPDERTRVYIMVDNIRESLEQIEAAGGRVLTFRTDIGPGMGTFAVFADPVGNEFGLYEEPQRRTS; translated from the coding sequence ATGCCCCACGGCAAGATCTGCTATCTCGAAATCCCAGCCAACAGAGCGGAAGACGCAGCGGCCTTCTACGAGAGCATCTTCCGCTGGAAGGTACGCCCTCGCGGCGACGGGAATCTCGCCTTCGACGACAACGGCAGCGTGAGCGGCACGTGGGTCAAGGGGAGCGACCGAACTCCCGATGAAAGAACTCGGGTGTACATCATGGTCGACAACATCCGAGAGTCGCTCGAGCAGATAGAGGCCGCAGGCGGAAGAGTGCTGACATTCCGCACGGACATCGGCCCCGGCATGGGCACCTTCGCAGTCTTCGCCGACCCCGTCGGCAATGAATTCGGGTTGTACGAGGAGCCGCAACGGCGGACTTCATGA
- a CDS encoding tetratricopeptide repeat protein — MSGKPMDRALSPQSSRPPSREDLGAPQDARLTAHAAAARARLATILGSPGPLPLLEATLLVAAEEHSGMDVLTQVGRVMTIAGEARERVAEHTNPFARLEAVRSLLFDEIGLKGNVDQYDDPRNSYLDDVLDRKLGIPLSLSILTIEVARGAGLDACGIGLPGHFIVRVEEQGRKLYVDPFHGGHVITIEDCKELVVRTTGRASLFRKDSLDVASPRAMLSRLLMNLKRIHLAQGDYNAALGVVERLLIVAPGDAKEIRDRGLLLAHLGRPDAAVADLESYLALVPQAPDADSVRGRLAWILRKMGPIQSET, encoded by the coding sequence GTGAGCGGGAAACCGATGGATCGTGCGTTGTCGCCGCAGTCGTCGCGGCCACCTTCCAGGGAGGACCTGGGCGCGCCTCAAGATGCGCGTCTGACGGCGCATGCGGCCGCGGCCCGGGCGCGCCTCGCGACGATCCTGGGAAGCCCGGGGCCGCTCCCGCTCCTCGAGGCCACGCTCCTCGTCGCGGCGGAGGAGCATTCGGGGATGGACGTGCTCACGCAGGTCGGGCGCGTCATGACGATCGCGGGTGAAGCACGCGAGCGCGTCGCCGAGCACACGAACCCCTTCGCGCGTCTCGAAGCGGTGCGTTCGCTCCTCTTCGACGAGATCGGCCTCAAGGGGAACGTCGACCAGTACGACGACCCGCGGAACTCGTATCTCGACGACGTCCTCGACCGGAAGCTCGGCATCCCGCTCTCGCTCTCGATCCTCACGATCGAGGTCGCACGCGGCGCCGGCCTCGACGCCTGTGGGATCGGCCTCCCGGGGCATTTCATCGTCCGCGTCGAAGAGCAGGGCCGGAAGCTCTACGTCGACCCGTTCCACGGCGGCCACGTCATCACGATCGAAGACTGCAAGGAGCTCGTCGTCCGTACGACCGGGCGCGCCTCGCTCTTCCGGAAGGACTCGCTCGACGTCGCCTCCCCGCGCGCGATGCTCTCGCGCCTCCTCATGAACCTGAAGCGGATCCACTTGGCACAGGGCGACTACAACGCCGCCTTGGGGGTCGTCGAGCGGCTCCTCATCGTGGCGCCGGGCGACGCGAAGGAGATCCGCGATCGCGGCCTCCTCCTCGCGCATTTGGGACGGCCCGACGCCGCCGTGGCGGACCTCGAGAGCTACCTCGCCCTCGTCCCGCAGGCGCCGGACGCCGACTCCGTGCGCGGCCGGCTGGCTTGGATCCTCAGGAAAATGGGGCCGATCCAGTCCGAGACCTAG
- a CDS encoding SgcJ/EcaC family oxidoreductase — translation MLLTAAALLAGLLAAPGTVRPAPAPPPSSIRKDIEKLLDTQSAAWSKGDLDGFCSVYVDDAAFITPSGLTQTKKAVLDRYRVKYKDPAGMGKLRLDVIEVRELTPDAASVVAQWTLTWPDKPEATGLTLLVLKKTKEGWRILQDASM, via the coding sequence ATGCTCCTCACCGCCGCCGCTCTTCTCGCTGGTCTCCTCGCAGCACCCGGTACGGTCAGGCCCGCCCCCGCTCCGCCACCGTCGTCGATCCGAAAGGACATCGAGAAGCTCCTCGACACGCAGTCGGCGGCATGGTCCAAGGGCGACCTCGACGGCTTCTGCAGCGTCTACGTCGACGACGCCGCGTTCATCACACCGAGCGGCCTGACGCAGACCAAGAAGGCGGTCCTCGATCGCTACCGCGTCAAGTACAAGGACCCCGCCGGGATGGGCAAGCTCCGCCTCGACGTCATCGAGGTGCGTGAGCTGACCCCCGACGCAGCGTCGGTCGTCGCGCAGTGGACGCTGACGTGGCCCGACAAGCCCGAGGCCACCGGCCTCACCCTTCTCGTCCTCAAGAAGACGAAGGAGGGCTGGCGGATCCTGCAGGACGCGTCGATGTGA
- a CDS encoding penicillin acylase family protein, which translates to MIARIAALAAIALVLAGLAGLAVLLWPLPTRRGTATIGGLATPVEATYDRQGIPHVRSVLEIDAWRTLGWVHAADRLFQMELRRRAAAGRLSEVFGTAALEMDKRARTLGFASMAEHDWDVAPDDDRAILQAYADGVNAYLADHPLPLELEVLHLHPEPWTPLDSLSFQRLMFDDLSIAASREQELFDDARARGLAAVKQYDASEGGTTEVAPEIAELLRGDSFRNSEVRVSEAVPSSSPAGSNAWALSGERTASKKPLLAGDPHLDAERPGVWYAAHLTSADGLDVAGLTLAGAPAILIGHTARVAWSITMNQADDGDLFLEKLDGAAALTRKETIHVKGSGDVVLEVARTANGPIVERLDGGYGLARRFAPDGETNGIRAFLDAARAKTGTALLGAFSRYGGPALNVCWADTEGHVGVHVAGAVPARIAGSGRFPVPAWTGAYGWEGRIPFDRLPAVADPKEGFVVTANDDWSVAGRPLPYPGLYATSDRAGRARQLAQALTRAKVADMRAMQADVYSPYAARIVAALARDTFADPGARRAVTILQHWDRHADTTGPSHLFYAFLGELRREIAKAAPAASWSLLDRLVTGEAPDTYWDGEKRDARLSKALASALASIEKSEGSSPDRWSFGAAHRLSYPHLFAGELPGAVARRLAFGPVALPGEWNTLDVAGFSLRSDRFDVRHIPSARLIVDLGDLDQSRLVLPLGQSGQLFDRHAHDQLDAWSTNEDFPLPFTRAAVDAAAVSTMRFVPAD; encoded by the coding sequence GTGATCGCACGGATCGCCGCCCTGGCGGCGATCGCGCTCGTTCTCGCCGGCCTCGCGGGGCTCGCGGTCCTTCTCTGGCCGCTGCCGACGCGGCGAGGGACGGCGACGATCGGCGGCCTCGCGACGCCGGTCGAGGCCACCTACGATCGCCAGGGGATCCCCCACGTCCGCTCGGTCCTCGAGATCGACGCGTGGCGCACCCTCGGGTGGGTCCACGCCGCCGACCGGCTCTTCCAGATGGAGCTGCGGCGCCGCGCCGCGGCGGGACGCCTCTCCGAAGTCTTCGGGACGGCCGCGCTCGAGATGGACAAGCGGGCGCGCACGCTCGGCTTCGCTTCGATGGCCGAGCACGACTGGGACGTGGCACCGGACGACGACCGCGCGATCCTCCAGGCGTACGCCGACGGCGTCAACGCCTACCTGGCCGACCACCCGCTCCCCCTCGAGCTGGAGGTGCTCCACCTCCACCCCGAGCCGTGGACCCCGCTCGACTCGCTCTCCTTCCAGCGCCTCATGTTCGACGACCTCTCGATCGCCGCGTCGCGCGAGCAGGAGCTGTTCGACGACGCCCGTGCGCGCGGGCTCGCCGCGGTGAAGCAGTACGACGCCTCTGAGGGTGGGACGACGGAGGTCGCGCCAGAAATCGCGGAGCTTCTCAGAGGGGACAGCTTCCGAAACTCTGAAGTACGAGTTTCGGAAGCTGTCCCCTCTTCTTCCCCCGCCGGAAGCAACGCGTGGGCGCTCTCCGGCGAGAGGACCGCTTCCAAGAAGCCGCTACTCGCCGGCGATCCGCATCTCGATGCCGAGCGGCCGGGGGTGTGGTACGCGGCGCATCTGACGAGCGCGGACGGGCTCGACGTCGCGGGGCTGACGCTCGCGGGCGCGCCGGCGATCCTCATCGGCCACACCGCGCGCGTCGCATGGTCGATCACGATGAACCAGGCCGACGACGGCGACCTCTTCCTCGAGAAGCTGGACGGCGCCGCGGCCCTGACCCGCAAGGAGACGATCCACGTCAAGGGCTCGGGCGACGTCGTCCTCGAGGTCGCGCGCACCGCGAATGGGCCGATCGTCGAGCGGCTCGATGGCGGCTACGGCCTCGCGCGGCGGTTCGCGCCCGACGGCGAGACCAACGGCATCCGCGCGTTCCTCGACGCGGCGCGGGCGAAGACCGGCACCGCGCTCCTCGGCGCGTTCTCGCGCTACGGCGGCCCCGCGCTCAACGTCTGCTGGGCGGACACCGAGGGGCACGTCGGCGTCCACGTCGCGGGAGCGGTCCCGGCCCGCATCGCGGGCTCCGGACGATTCCCCGTCCCCGCGTGGACGGGAGCCTACGGCTGGGAAGGACGCATCCCGTTCGACCGGCTCCCCGCTGTCGCCGACCCGAAGGAAGGGTTCGTCGTCACCGCGAACGACGACTGGAGCGTCGCGGGCCGGCCGCTCCCCTACCCCGGCCTCTACGCGACGAGCGATCGCGCTGGCCGCGCGCGCCAGCTCGCCCAGGCGCTCACACGAGCGAAGGTCGCCGACATGCGCGCGATGCAGGCCGACGTCTACTCCCCCTACGCGGCGCGCATCGTCGCGGCCCTCGCACGCGACACCTTCGCCGACCCGGGGGCCCGGCGGGCCGTGACGATCCTTCAGCACTGGGACCGCCACGCCGACACGACGGGACCTTCCCACCTTTTCTACGCGTTCCTCGGCGAGCTGCGCCGCGAGATCGCGAAGGCGGCGCCGGCGGCCTCGTGGTCGCTCCTCGACCGCCTCGTGACCGGCGAGGCGCCGGATACTTACTGGGACGGCGAGAAGCGCGACGCGCGCCTCTCGAAAGCGCTCGCCTCGGCGCTCGCCTCGATCGAGAAGAGCGAGGGGAGCTCCCCCGACCGCTGGAGCTTCGGGGCGGCTCATCGGTTGAGCTACCCCCATCTCTTCGCGGGCGAGTTGCCGGGCGCCGTCGCGCGCCGCCTCGCCTTCGGGCCGGTCGCGCTTCCCGGCGAGTGGAACACGCTCGACGTCGCCGGCTTCTCGCTCCGCTCGGACCGGTTCGACGTGAGACACATCCCCTCCGCGCGCCTCATCGTCGATCTCGGCGATCTCGACCAGAGCCGGCTCGTGCTCCCGCTGGGGCAGTCGGGCCAGCTCTTCGACCGGCACGCGCACGACCAGCTCGACGCGTGGAGCACGAACGAGGATTTCCCGCTCCCGTTCACGCGCGCCGCGGTCGACGCGGCCGCGGTCTCGACGATGCGTTTCGTTCCCGCCGACTGA
- a CDS encoding DUF1028 domain-containing protein, which produces MPILAAALLAAMPAVAKPSMPVATFSIVARDPKTGDLGVAVQSHWFSVGSVVTWAEAGVGAVATQSFVEPAYGPKGLALLKQGASPKDALAKLLVEDKQSDVRQVGIVDASGRSASHTGAKCIPGAGSHVGDGYATQANLMLTNEVPDAMAAAFEKAEGPLAERMLAALEAAQGVGGDIRGKQSAAILVVRAKASDKPWTDRLVDLRIEDHPQPLVEMRRLLTLHRAYEMMNRGDEAVAVDKMDEALREYSGAQRMVPDNDEFVFWTAVTLVTNKRTNEAMPLFAKAFRMNPAWMLLVPRLPKVGQLPAEPGLVEKILAVGPKADPTAK; this is translated from the coding sequence ATGCCGATCCTCGCCGCCGCTCTCCTCGCCGCGATGCCTGCCGTCGCGAAGCCGTCGATGCCGGTCGCCACCTTCTCGATCGTGGCGCGCGATCCCAAGACCGGCGACCTCGGCGTCGCCGTGCAGAGCCACTGGTTCTCGGTCGGCTCGGTCGTCACGTGGGCCGAAGCGGGCGTCGGCGCGGTGGCCACGCAGTCGTTCGTCGAGCCGGCGTACGGGCCGAAGGGGCTCGCCCTCCTCAAGCAGGGCGCGTCGCCGAAGGACGCCCTGGCGAAGCTCCTCGTCGAGGACAAGCAGAGCGACGTGCGGCAGGTGGGGATCGTCGACGCCTCCGGGCGCTCGGCGTCGCACACCGGGGCGAAGTGCATCCCCGGAGCCGGGAGCCACGTCGGCGACGGCTACGCGACCCAGGCGAACCTCATGCTCACGAACGAGGTCCCCGACGCGATGGCCGCCGCGTTCGAGAAGGCCGAGGGGCCGCTCGCCGAGCGGATGCTCGCCGCGCTCGAGGCGGCGCAGGGAGTCGGCGGCGACATCCGCGGCAAGCAGTCGGCGGCGATCCTCGTCGTCCGCGCGAAGGCGAGCGACAAGCCGTGGACCGACCGTCTCGTCGACCTCCGGATCGAGGACCACCCGCAGCCCTTGGTCGAGATGAGGCGCCTCCTCACCCTCCACCGCGCGTACGAGATGATGAACCGCGGCGACGAGGCGGTCGCCGTCGACAAGATGGACGAGGCGCTCCGCGAGTACAGCGGCGCGCAGCGGATGGTCCCCGACAACGACGAGTTCGTCTTCTGGACCGCGGTGACGCTGGTCACCAACAAGCGCACGAACGAGGCGATGCCGCTCTTCGCGAAGGCGTTCCGGATGAATCCCGCGTGGATGCTCCTCGTCCCGCGCCTTCCGAAGGTCGGGCAGCTCCCCGCCGAGCCCGGCCTCGTCGAGAAGATCCTCGCCGTCGGCCCGAAGGCCGATCCGACCGCGAAGTGA
- a CDS encoding cupin domain-containing protein — protein MTFKHAAIISISAALIAAVPLAAVAAGPTVVMTKSELKWKDMGNGVQAAPVSGDMDKGPSRFFLKYPAGLVTPKHHHDTDHYVTLISGAVTLTVNGKDYKLGPGDYFALTNKAAHVAKVEGKEAAVFFVEADGPWNVVMEK, from the coding sequence GTGACGTTCAAGCACGCAGCGATCATCTCGATTTCGGCGGCGCTCATCGCAGCGGTGCCGCTGGCCGCCGTCGCCGCAGGCCCGACGGTCGTGATGACGAAGTCCGAGCTCAAGTGGAAGGACATGGGGAACGGGGTCCAAGCTGCGCCCGTTTCAGGCGACATGGACAAGGGTCCCAGCCGCTTCTTCCTCAAGTACCCGGCCGGCCTGGTGACACCGAAGCACCATCACGACACCGACCACTACGTCACGTTGATCTCGGGTGCCGTGACGCTCACCGTCAACGGCAAGGACTACAAACTTGGGCCCGGCGACTACTTCGCCTTGACCAACAAGGCAGCCCACGTCGCCAAAGTCGAGGGCAAGGAAGCCGCCGTCTTCTTCGTCGAGGCCGACGGACCTTGGAACGTCGTGATGGAGAAGTAG
- a CDS encoding 2-oxoacid:acceptor oxidoreductase subunit alpha, with protein sequence MDTTSTTRQKEPVETLSRVVIRFAGDSGDGMQLTGTQFTATAAAIGNDLATFPDYPAEIRAPAGTLAGVSGFQVNFSSEDIFTPGDAPDVLVAMNPAALKANVKDLRPGGILIVNTDSFRDSDLTKAGYAKSPLTDGSLAAFQVHEVDITKLTRAALKETGLPQRIQDKCRNFFALGMMYYLYHRPMDVSMHWIEQKFGKKPELVEANKLALKGGYAYCEATEIFQVTYEVPKAKLEPGTYRNISGNQALCLGFVAAAQKAGRPMFLGSYPITPASDILHEMSNYKNFGIVTFQAEDEIAAIGSALGAAFAGDIGLTTTSGPGMALKMEFIGLAIMVELPLVIVDIQRGGPSTGLPTKTEQADLLQAMFGRPSEAPCIVIAARSSSDCFDVAYEAVRLAMKHMTPVILLSDGYIANGAEPWKLPKIDALPAIDVRLHTEATGFLPYARDPETLARPWAVPGTPGLEHRIGGIEKSNGTGNISYEPANHEAMVHLRADKVARVANEIPPCNVEGDPDGLLVLGWGSTFGAITGAVRRGRAEGRRVGHLHLRYLNPMPADLGEVLARYDTILLPEMNLGQLAMLIRAKFLRDVVQLNKVQGQPFKESEILAKIQDLAPAKEGVRA encoded by the coding sequence ATGGACACGACGAGCACCACGAGACAGAAGGAACCGGTCGAGACGCTGAGCCGCGTCGTCATCCGCTTCGCCGGCGACTCCGGCGACGGGATGCAACTCACCGGCACTCAGTTCACGGCGACGGCGGCGGCGATCGGCAACGACCTCGCCACCTTCCCCGACTACCCCGCCGAGATCCGCGCCCCCGCGGGCACGCTCGCCGGCGTCTCGGGGTTCCAGGTCAACTTCTCCTCCGAGGACATCTTCACCCCGGGGGACGCGCCGGACGTCCTCGTCGCGATGAACCCCGCGGCGCTCAAGGCCAATGTCAAAGACCTGAGGCCGGGCGGCATCCTCATCGTCAACACCGACTCGTTCCGCGACAGCGACCTCACGAAGGCCGGCTACGCGAAGAGCCCGCTCACCGACGGCTCGCTCGCCGCGTTCCAGGTTCATGAGGTCGACATCACGAAGCTGACCCGCGCGGCCTTGAAGGAGACCGGGCTCCCGCAGCGGATCCAGGACAAGTGCCGCAACTTCTTCGCGCTCGGGATGATGTACTACCTGTACCACCGGCCGATGGACGTCTCGATGCACTGGATCGAGCAGAAGTTCGGGAAGAAGCCGGAGCTGGTCGAGGCGAACAAGCTCGCGCTCAAGGGCGGCTATGCGTACTGCGAGGCGACCGAGATCTTCCAGGTCACCTACGAAGTCCCGAAGGCGAAGCTCGAGCCGGGCACCTACCGGAACATCTCGGGGAACCAGGCCCTCTGCCTCGGCTTCGTCGCCGCGGCGCAGAAGGCCGGGCGTCCGATGTTCCTCGGCTCGTACCCGATCACCCCCGCTTCCGACATCCTCCACGAGATGTCGAACTACAAGAACTTCGGCATCGTCACCTTCCAGGCCGAGGACGAGATCGCGGCGATCGGCTCCGCGCTCGGCGCCGCGTTCGCCGGCGACATCGGCCTCACGACGACCTCCGGCCCGGGGATGGCGCTCAAGATGGAGTTCATCGGGCTCGCCATCATGGTCGAGCTGCCGCTCGTCATCGTCGACATCCAGCGCGGCGGCCCCTCGACCGGCCTCCCGACGAAGACCGAGCAGGCCGATCTCCTCCAGGCGATGTTCGGCCGCCCGTCCGAGGCGCCGTGCATCGTGATCGCCGCACGCTCGTCGTCCGATTGCTTCGACGTCGCCTACGAGGCCGTGCGCCTCGCCATGAAGCACATGACCCCGGTCATCCTGCTCTCGGACGGCTACATCGCGAACGGGGCGGAGCCGTGGAAGCTTCCGAAGATCGACGCGCTGCCGGCGATCGACGTGCGCCTCCACACCGAGGCCACCGGGTTCCTCCCCTACGCGCGCGACCCGGAGACGCTCGCGCGCCCTTGGGCGGTTCCCGGAACGCCGGGGCTCGAGCACCGCATCGGCGGCATCGAGAAGTCGAACGGCACCGGCAACATCTCCTACGAGCCGGCGAACCACGAGGCGATGGTCCACCTCAGGGCCGACAAGGTGGCGCGCGTCGCGAACGAGATCCCGCCCTGCAACGTCGAAGGCGATCCCGACGGCCTGCTCGTCCTCGGCTGGGGCTCGACCTTCGGCGCGATCACGGGCGCGGTGCGAAGAGGCCGCGCCGAAGGGCGCCGCGTCGGGCACCTCCACCTCCGCTACCTGAACCCGATGCCGGCGGACCTCGGCGAGGTTCTCGCCCGCTACGACACGATCCTCCTCCCCGAGATGAACCTCGGGCAGCTCGCGATGCTCATCCGCGCGAAGTTCCTGCGCGACGTCGTGCAGCTCAACAAGGTGCAGGGACAACCCTTCAAGGAGAGCGAGATCCTGGCGAAGATCCAGGATCTGGCTCCGGCGAAGGAAGGGGTGCGGGCATGA
- a CDS encoding 2-oxoacid:ferredoxin oxidoreductase subunit beta produces the protein MSGGVLLTKKDFSSDQEVRWCPGCGDYAILASVQSVFPELGIPKEKFVVVSGIGCSSRFPYYMNTFGFHTIHGRAPAVATGVKIANPDLSVWIATGDGDALSIGGNHIIHLMRRNVDVKVMLFNNRIYGLTKGQYSPTSEVGKKTKSTPFGSVDRPFNPISVAIGSRASFVARSVDVYAPHLKEVLHAAAKHKGTAFIEIFQNCNIFNDLAFEQYREKELRDDNVVHLKHGEPLIFGKAKDRGIRMNGFTPEVVTLGNGVTEKDLVVHDVKAPAAYAFMLSQMEAPAFPTPIGVLRDIDAPVLEAAMHRQIDDVVASKGKGDLQALIYGGETWDVV, from the coding sequence ATGAGCGGCGGCGTCCTTCTCACCAAGAAAGACTTCTCGAGCGACCAGGAAGTCCGCTGGTGCCCCGGCTGCGGCGACTACGCCATCCTTGCGTCGGTGCAGTCGGTCTTTCCCGAGCTGGGGATCCCGAAAGAGAAGTTCGTCGTCGTCTCGGGGATCGGCTGCTCTTCGCGATTCCCGTACTACATGAACACGTTCGGCTTCCACACGATCCACGGCCGCGCGCCGGCGGTCGCGACCGGCGTCAAGATCGCGAACCCGGACCTCTCGGTGTGGATCGCGACCGGCGACGGCGACGCGCTCTCGATCGGCGGGAACCACATCATCCACCTCATGCGCCGCAACGTGGACGTCAAGGTCATGCTCTTCAACAACCGTATCTACGGGTTGACGAAGGGCCAGTACTCTCCGACCTCGGAAGTCGGCAAGAAGACGAAGTCGACGCCGTTCGGCTCCGTCGATCGCCCGTTCAACCCGATCTCCGTCGCGATCGGCTCCCGCGCGTCGTTCGTCGCGCGCAGCGTGGACGTCTACGCCCCGCACCTGAAGGAAGTGCTCCACGCCGCCGCCAAGCACAAGGGCACCGCGTTCATCGAGATCTTCCAGAATTGCAACATCTTCAACGACCTCGCCTTCGAGCAATACCGCGAGAAGGAGCTTCGCGACGACAACGTCGTCCACCTGAAGCACGGCGAGCCGCTGATCTTCGGCAAGGCGAAGGACCGGGGCATCCGGATGAACGGCTTCACCCCCGAGGTCGTCACGCTCGGGAACGGCGTCACCGAGAAGGACCTCGTCGTCCACGACGTCAAGGCACCCGCCGCCTACGCGTTCATGCTCTCCCAGATGGAGGCGCCGGCTTTCCCGACGCCGATCGGGGTCCTCCGGGACATCGACGCCCCCGTGCTCGAGGCCGCGATGCACCGGCAGATCGACGACGTCGTCGCGAGCAAGGGCAAGGGCGACCTCCAGGCGCTCATCTACGGCGGAGAGACCTGGGACGTCGTCTAG
- a CDS encoding ATP-binding protein encodes MIVCGLPGSGKTTLASSLEARLEAVRMSPDDWMDALGISLHDESGRARIEALQWNLAQRLLGLGQTVIIEWGTWARSEREVLRLGARALGAAVELHYVSAEPSVLVERIRARAREHPPLSDDAIREWITRFEAPDETELLLYDSPL; translated from the coding sequence GTGATCGTTTGCGGCCTGCCCGGCTCCGGGAAGACGACGCTCGCATCGTCACTCGAGGCCAGGCTTGAGGCCGTCCGCATGTCGCCCGACGATTGGATGGACGCGCTCGGCATCAGCCTCCATGACGAAAGCGGTCGAGCGCGGATCGAAGCGCTTCAGTGGAACCTGGCTCAGCGGCTGCTCGGCCTCGGTCAAACGGTCATCATCGAATGGGGCACCTGGGCGAGATCGGAGCGCGAGGTATTACGCTTGGGAGCGCGTGCCCTGGGCGCGGCCGTCGAGCTCCACTACGTATCGGCCGAGCCGAGTGTCCTGGTCGAACGCATTCGTGCGAGGGCGAGGGAGCATCCGCCGCTTTCTGACGATGCGATCCGAGAGTGGATCACGCGCTTCGAAGCACCCGACGAGACGGAGCTCTTGCTCTACGACAGTCCCTTGTGA
- a CDS encoding DMT family transporter produces MSERAKAVFALLIVTILWGGTFVWMKQSLTAAAQALGRPGGAAVVCLYVAIRFAIAAAILPLWPRARRGLDARAWRGGAILGILLFTGFLAQMLGLEGVSPPVSAFLTSLYVVVAALISAWMHRTRPHTPFLMGVGLATFGAGFIQGPPQLAFGPAEWLTVVCAFIFSIHILATDRITKALPPLPVTLAMFVATAAFAIVALPVALAVPGAPSTSDLVALLRNHAFVTPLLFAVFFATILALTLMNLYQRAIDPVRAAILYALEPVWTTIIAMAIGLGRPGTWLFIGGGALVAGNLIAEWGAAHDIKE; encoded by the coding sequence GTGAGCGAGCGGGCGAAAGCGGTATTCGCCCTCCTCATCGTCACGATCCTCTGGGGCGGCACCTTCGTCTGGATGAAGCAGAGCCTCACCGCGGCCGCCCAGGCGCTGGGCCGGCCCGGAGGCGCTGCCGTCGTCTGCCTCTACGTCGCGATCCGCTTCGCGATCGCGGCGGCGATCCTCCCGCTCTGGCCGCGCGCGCGCCGCGGCCTCGACGCCCGCGCGTGGCGCGGCGGCGCGATCCTCGGCATCCTCCTCTTCACCGGGTTCCTCGCGCAGATGCTCGGCCTCGAGGGCGTCTCGCCTCCCGTCTCGGCGTTCTTGACGAGCCTCTACGTCGTCGTCGCCGCGCTCATCTCGGCGTGGATGCACCGCACCCGCCCGCACACGCCGTTCCTCATGGGCGTCGGCCTCGCGACGTTCGGCGCCGGCTTCATCCAGGGGCCGCCGCAGCTCGCCTTCGGCCCCGCCGAATGGCTCACCGTTGTCTGCGCCTTCATCTTCTCGATCCACATCCTGGCGACCGACCGCATCACGAAGGCCCTCCCGCCTCTCCCCGTCACACTCGCGATGTTCGTCGCAACAGCGGCGTTCGCGATCGTGGCACTGCCGGTCGCCCTCGCCGTTCCCGGCGCGCCGAGCACGAGCGACCTCGTGGCGCTCCTGCGCAACCACGCCTTCGTGACGCCTCTCCTCTTCGCCGTGTTCTTCGCGACGATCCTCGCCCTCACGCTCATGAACCTCTACCAGCGCGCGATCGATCCCGTCCGCGCCGCGATCCTCTACGCGCTCGAGCCCGTTTGGACCACGATCATCGCGATGGCGATCGGCCTGGGCCGTCCCGGCACGTGGCTCTTTATCGGCGGCGGCGCGCTCGTCGCCGGCAACCTCATCGCCGAGTGGGGCGCCGCGCACGACATCAAGGAGTGA